A DNA window from Primulina tabacum isolate GXHZ01 chromosome 12, ASM2559414v2, whole genome shotgun sequence contains the following coding sequences:
- the LOC142521279 gene encoding 4-hydroxy-3-methylbut-2-enyl diphosphate reductase, chloroplastic-like — protein MAEETYVCDYILNGELDGSSSSKDAFLEHGELVEKENWLPDGPITIGVTSGASTPDKFAGCIKNQYYNQSQYDEVISEWSEFVYSYVGA, from the exons ATGGCAGAG GAAACATATGTATGTGATTATATTTTGAATGGCGAGCTCGATGGATCCTCGTCATCCAAGGATGCGTTTCTCGAG CATGGTGAGTTGGTAGAGAAAGAGAACTGGCTACCAGACGGTCCTATCACAATCGGCGTCACTTCTGGTGCATCGACGCCTGATAAG tttGCAGGATGCATCAAGAACCAATATTACAACCAATCTCAATATGATGAGGTCATAAGTGAATGGAGTGAATTTGTCTACTCCTATGTAGGTGCTTAA